The sequence CGGGATCCTCGGTGCGCGCCATCGCGATCGTGCCGCGTTCGTTGTGCAGATGGTTGCGGGATTCGTTCGGCACCGGGTCGCGAACCGGCTTCTCGATCATCTTGTCGGTGAATCCTCCACCCTGGATCATGAAATTGGGAATCACGCGGTGAAAGATGGTGCCCACGTAATGGCCGCTGTCGACATAGGCGAGGAAATTGGCCACTGCCTGTGGCGATTCGAGCGGGTACAATTCCAGGCGGATTTCACCGGCATTGGTCTTGATGAGCACCTGCGGGTTTGATTCGGCGCCGAGCAGCGGGGACAGCAGGGCGCCGAGCAGGAGCGCGGCAACGGATAACAGTCGTGTCATGTGATCTCCTGGATCAGGGAATGCGCGGGACCTCGTTCAGCCCCACTCGGAGCGGCGTTTGCGGCGCGGGATGATGCGTGGCAGCACCAGCGTGAGGAATCCGCCGATCCCGGTCGCCCAGACGCCATTGATGAACCATTTTTGCCAGGCTTCGTCGTGCAGGCGTGCGTTGTCGGCCTCCAGCACGCTGATCTGGTTTTTGAGCATCTGCACCGTCTCGGTGAGCGTGCGGTTGTTCGCGTCGAGCGTTGTTGCATTGTTCGAAAGCTGGCGCAACTCGACCAGTTCGGTCTGCAGGGCATCGCGGGTCGCCATCGCTGCGTCGGCGTCCTTGCGCAGTTGCTCGATGGCAGTGCTCAGGCTCACGCTGCCATCCTCGGGTTGCCCGAGCGCGTGCAACGCGCTCAGCACCTGATAGCGGGCACCGGGTTCGCGCTTCAGGTAGCGGCTTGGCAGCCAGCCTTCGTTGCCGTCGTGAGTACGTACCCGGCTCCAGCCCAGTTCCCGGTCCTCCTCGAGCACGGTCACCGCGGTGCCGCTCGGCAGACCCTGGTGAACGACCCGGTGTTCGGTGCTGCCACCGGTGCGCAGCGGCACGAACACGGTATCTTCGATGTAGCGTTCCTGTGCCTGGGCGGAAACCGCAATGGTGCCTGTAAGCAGGAGCAGGCAGAGCAATCGGGAGAACATGGGGAAATACTCTGGGAAATTGTTCAGTTTCATCACTAACTCATTAATTTAGCTAGATTCAGTGGCCTGTCAAATGGTCTCGCTCGTTGCCGGATGCGGGCCTCAGGGTAGCACCTTGCGAAACGGCTTGACGCTGACACGGGCATATACGCCGGCCGCCACATAAGGGTCGGCCGCGGCCCATTGCTCTGCCGCGTCAAGGCTGTCGAAGTGCGCGACGATCAGGCTGCCGGAAAAGCCCGCTTCTCCGGGATCCTCGCAATCCACGGCGGGGTGCGGTCCGGCCAGCAGCAGGCGTCCTGCATCCTGCAGCGCCCGCAGCCTTGCCAGATGCTCCGGGCGGGCCGCGAGACGCTGTGCCAGGGTGTCGGCGTTGTCTTCGGCGATGATGGCGTAAAACAGCATGGTTTGATGATCTCGCGCAGGCGTCAATTGGAATCCGCTGGCGGCCCGTCCTTGTCCGCCTCGAGGTGCGGCATGATCAAAAGCACGGTCAGCGCACTCAATACCAGCGTGAAGCCGATGGCACTGTAGAGCTTGTAACTCACCCAGGTCGCTTCGCTGAAACGGTAGGCAACGTAGAGGTTCAGCGCGCCAACCACCAGGAAATTCGCGATCCACAGCAGGTTCAACTGGCGCCAGACGCGCTCGGGCAACGTGAGTTGAGCCCCCATTGCGCGCTGCATGACCGTTTTGCCGGTCCACATCGAGGTGCCGGCAAAAATGCCCGCCAGCACCCAGTTGAAGATGGTTGGCTTCCACTGGATGAACAACTGGTTGCGCAGGGCCAGCGTCGCGCCGCCGAACACCAGCACGGTTGCCGCAAGCAGCAGCAGGCGTTTCTCGATGTGACCGGTGATCAGGCGGGTCAGGACGACCTGTCCCAGTGTCGCGAGGATCAGAATCCAGGTGGCGGAATAGATGCCGTCGAAGCGATAGTGCCAGCCCCACAATTCGACGGTGCGGCCATCGAACTGGTAGACCGCAAAGAAAAGAATGATGGGAACGAGTTCCGCAATTTGCTTCATGTTGTGTCGCTGATCGCCGGGTCGTGAAAAGACGCTGGTGAGAGTATGGCAGCGCAAATCCGTTATTCTAGCCGCCGCGCTCATGTTCCACACAGGCAAATTTCGTGCTCGTCGACTTGCATACCCATACTCTCGCCTCCGACGGAGAGCTTTCGCCACAGGCAATGCTGGCGCTGCAGGCCGCCGAGGGCACCGCCCTGACGGCCTTCACCGACCATGACACGCTGGACGGCTGGGATCAGGTCCAGGCCGGCGCAGCGGTGGCCCACGGCGGTCCCAGGCTCATTTCCGGGATCGAGTTCTCCAGCGCCTCGAACGGACGCGAGATCCATGTGGTGG comes from Gammaproteobacteria bacterium and encodes:
- a CDS encoding YciI family protein, which produces MFYAIIAEDNADTLAQRLAARPEHLARLRALQDAGRLLLAGPHPAVDCEDPGEAGFSGSLIVAHFDSLDAAEQWAAADPYVAAGVYARVSVKPFRKVLP
- a CDS encoding TIGR04211 family SH3 domain-containing protein codes for the protein MKLNNFPEYFPMFSRLLCLLLLTGTIAVSAQAQERYIEDTVFVPLRTGGSTEHRVVHQGLPSGTAVTVLEEDRELGWSRVRTHDGNEGWLPSRYLKREPGARYQVLSALHALGQPEDGSVSLSTAIEQLRKDADAAMATRDALQTELVELRQLSNNATTLDANNRTLTETVQMLKNQISVLEADNARLHDEAWQKWFINGVWATGIGGFLTLVLPRIIPRRKRRSEWG
- a CDS encoding peptidylprolyl isomerase, with product MTRLLSVAALLLGALLSPLLGAESNPQVLIKTNAGEIRLELYPLESPQAVANFLAYVDSGHYVGTIFHRVIPNFMIQGGGFTDKMIEKPVRDPVPNESRNHLHNERGTIAMARTEDPDSATAQFFINVRSNLRLDFDYVSRKPGYTVFGKVIEGMDVVDGIALVETHTVAAYDDVPRNPIIIEKAQRIE
- a CDS encoding septation protein IspZ, giving the protein MKQIAELVPIILFFAVYQFDGRTVELWGWHYRFDGIYSATWILILATLGQVVLTRLITGHIEKRLLLLAATVLVFGGATLALRNQLFIQWKPTIFNWVLAGIFAGTSMWTGKTVMQRAMGAQLTLPERVWRQLNLLWIANFLVVGALNLYVAYRFSEATWVSYKLYSAIGFTLVLSALTVLLIMPHLEADKDGPPADSN